From Aspergillus fumigatus Af293 chromosome 3, whole genome shotgun sequence, a single genomic window includes:
- a CDS encoding DNA primase subunit PRI1, with protein sequence MKLSHCPSSTRYIMPHSVSSAESSAHDHDDEILQDTPATDAHSSATEDEAPIALENQATGVRLEDMFSDEDNDEEFPASNAPDPQNEATAPQAASEPAPQSAQVDTDIMLAFYQRLFPFRYLFQWLNHGIIPSPDFGNREFALTLQNDAYLRYQSYATADLFRKDILKMNPSRFEIGPVYNTNPRDRKTLRGGQMKPISKELVFDIDLTDYDDIRSCCTKANICRKCWTFVTMAMKVVDTALREDFGFEHILWVYSGRRGAHAWVCDARARCLPDDRRRAIAGYLDVVRGGSQSGKRVNIKRPLHPHMSRSLEILKPFFAQTTLIDQDTFASSEQAERLLSLLPDKTLNDALRKKWDSSPGRSSTNKWADIDALAKTGKSSTLNPTTLRDAKQDIVLEYTYPRLDAEVSKKMIHLLKSPFVIHPGTGRVCVPIDAKKADGFDPLSVPTVTQLLAEIDAWDAEHSSGNAGAEAGQDESHTPSDSQGSRKLQDYEKTSLKPYIDYFRSFIASLNKEERVGKRGNEDPDEVKSESMEF encoded by the exons ATGAAGTTATCCCACTGCCCATCGTCAACCAGATACATAATGCCTCACTCAGTTTCCTCTGCCGAGTCGTCCGCTCACgatcatgatgatgagataCTCCAAGATACCCCTGCGACTGATGCGCATTCTAGCGCTACGGAAGATGAAGCTCCAATCGCGCTAGAAAATCAGGCAACAGGCGTGAGGCTAGAAGATATGTTCAGCGATGAGGACAACGATGAGGAATTTCCAGCTTCGAATGCTCCAGATCCGCAAAATGAGGCGACAGCACCCCAAGCTGCTTCGGA GCCCGCTCCTCAATCGGCACAAGTCGACACAGATATAATGCTCGCTTTCTATCAGCGTCTATTTCCATTCCGCTACCTCTTTCAGTGGCTGAACCATGGAATTATACCCTCTCCTGATTTTGGGAACCGCGAATTCGCTCTTACTCTTCAGAATGACGCATATCTTCGTTATCAATCATATGCGACTGCAGATCT ATTCCGTAAGGACATCTTGAAAATGAACCCTTCGAGATTTGAGATCGGTCCCGTGTATAACACAAACCCGCGGGACCGGAAAACACTACGAGGCGGTCAGATGAAACCAATCTCCAAAGAGCTAGTATTCGATATCGATTTGACAGATTATGACGACATTCGGTCTTGCTGCACCAAAGCAAATATTTGTCGAAAATGCTGGACTTTCGTGACTATGGCGATGAAAGTGGTGGATACTGCGTTGCGTGAAGACTTTGGCTTCGAGCACATCCTTTGGGTGTACTCAGGTCGTCGTGGTGCTCACGCATGGGTGTGCGATGCCCGTGCTCGTTGTCTCCCCGATGACCGGCGCAGGGCCATTGCCGGCTATCTCGACGTTGTGAGAGGAGGATCCCAAAGCGGGAAGCGCGTGAATATAAAGCGGCCGTTACATCCGCATATGTCCCGTAGTCTTGAAATTCTCAAACCCTTCTTCGCCCAAACTACACTTATCGACCAGGATACATTCGCAAGCTCAGAACAAGCAGAGCGCCTCCTCTCATTGCTGCCGGACAAGACACTGAATGATGCACTGCGCAAGAAATGGGATTCGTCGCCTGGCCGGTCCAGTACGAACAAATGGGCGGACATCGACGCGCTTGCAAAGACTGGCAAGAGCAGCACTCTTAATCCTACTACTCTGAGAGACGCGAAACAGGATATCGTACTCGAATATACATACCCGCGACTCGACGCTGAAGTCAGCAAGAAAATGATCCATTTACTCAAGAGCCCTTTTGTCATCCATCCCGGTACTGGGCGTGTTTGTGTTCCCATTGACGCCAAAAAAGCGGACGGATTCGATCCTCTTTCCGTCCCAACAGTCACTCAATTACTGGCGGAGATAGATGCCTGGGATGCTGAGCACTCTAGCGGTAATGCAGGCGCCGAAGCTGGTCAAGATGAAAGCCACACACCTAGCGACTCCCAGGGAAGTCGCAAATTGCAAGATTACGAGAAGACCAGCCTTAAGCCATATATTGACTACTTCCGTTCGTTCATCGCTTCTCTAAACAAAGAGGAACGCGTCGGCAAACGAGGAAATGAAGATCCGGATGAGGTAAAATCGGAAAGCATGGAATTTTAA
- a CDS encoding translation machinery-associated protein 16 — protein MPKSFAKVHKHISKKRGVIDALHENSRDAKRLRRANARDDRVARVSALMARGRQSYIDRVTYFQETVAKESKPFSEDDMKDLVVRYINRSVPEIEQLQSERRKGRPPSKREEALLQRTEVENKEFKTGFWMPDLSQEAVIKGLASWNGDWSSLSMMKFIRITKDGGKQPSAFPPKGLS, from the exons ATGCCGAAGTCTTTCGCGAAAGTGCACAAACATATTTCAAAGAAGCGCGGTGTGATTGATGCACTTCatgagaacagcagagatgCGAAGAGATTGCGCCGAGCCAACGCAAGGGATGATCGAGTAGCCCGAGTCTCAGCATTGATGGCCCGTGGAAGACAGTCTTACA TTGATCGCGTCACGTACTTCCAAGAAACCGTTGCGAAAGAATCTAAACCGTTCTCAGAAGATGATATGAAGGACTTGGTCGTGCG GTATATTAACCGTAGCGTCCCTGAGATCGAACAATTACAGAGTGAGCGGAGGAAAGGCCGGCCTCCAAGCAAGCGTGAAGAAGCCTTACTACAACGGACAGAGGTCGAGAACAAAGAGTTTAAGACTGGATTTTGGATGCCCGATTTAAGCCAAGAAGCTGTGATCAAAGGCCTCGCATCGTGGAACGGAGACTGGTCCAGCCTTAGCATGATGAAATTCATCAGAATAACCAAAGATGGTGGGAAACAGCCGTCGGCTTTTCCACCCAAGGGACTTTCATGA
- a CDS encoding MAM33 family protein, translating to MLSLRTFARSVPRTLSRSIATASRSSFLSVPKNGFLQASLKQATRPSYAAFSTSSAFRQSPAEGDIELVAKLEDELKHEKASGLEDLETSVQNIQYVLQNNSWEVKDVPGEQEVVLSKKFGNEEIRLTFTVADLQNLSEQEDFDDSAFADEMDFQGHQPVNQGRGAPGTVAQHPEDRIAPADREIDDLDRDMEPSFPARVNITIEKPGNGSLLIQTVAQDGLFQIEEVSYFSKPDLAHAQTAEQDWTRQSLYAGPPFENLDEDLQTFLERYLEERGINAELANMIPDYIQVKEQKEYVRWLENVKNFVAA from the exons ATGCTTTCTCTTCGTACATTTGCGCGTTCCGTGCCTCGCACACTCTCGCGGTCCATCGCTACCGCCTCACGGTCGTCCTTCCTGTCAGTTCCCAAGAATGGCTTTCTGCAAGCTTCGTTGAAGCAGGCTACAAGACCCTCCTACGCTGCTTTCTCTACCTCTAGTGCTTTCAGACAATCTCCTGCCGAAG GCGACATTGAACTTGTTGCGAAgctggaggatgaattgAAACATGAGAAGGCCTCCGGCCTAGAGGATCTTGAGACCTCCGTGCAGAACATCCAGTATGTCCTCCAGAACAACTCCTGGGAG GTCAAGGATGTTCCTGGTGAACAGGAAGTTGTTTTGAGCAAGAAGTTTGGCAATGAGGA GATCCGACTCACCTTCACCGTCGCCGATCTCCAGAACCTGAGTGAACAGGAGGATTTCGATGACAGCGCTTTCGCCGATGAGATGGACTTCCAGGGCCACCAGCCCGTTAACCAAGGTCGCGGTGCGCCCGGTACTGTTGCTCAGCACCCCGAGGATCGCATTGCTCCGGCCGACCGCGAAATTGATGATCTAGACCGTGATATGGAACCCAGCTTCCCTGCTCGTGTTAACATCACCATCGAAAAGCCCGGCAACGGTTCTCTCCTGATCCAGACCGTTGCTCAGGATGGTCTGTTCCAGATCGAGGAGGTGTCATACTTCTCTAAGCCTGACCTCGCCCACGCACAAACTGCCGAGCAAGATTGGACCAGACAGAGCCTCTACGCTGGTCCTCCTTTCGAGAACCTTGACGAAGACCTGCAGACCTTCCTCGAACGCTACCTCGAAGAGAGAGGCATCAATGCTGAGCTCGCCAACATGATCCCCGACTACATTCaggtcaaggagcagaaggaatACGTCCGCTGGCTCGAGA ACGTCAAGAACTTCGTCGCCGCTTAA
- a CDS encoding putative exonuclease — translation MGIKGLHGLLKSIQKPCHVKKFKGQTLGVDAYGWLHRGTVACAVDLVLDRPTTKHVEFVLNRVRMLLYFGVTPYLVFDGDNLPSKSGTESERLQKREASKALGLELQRKGRMAEAYQELQKAVDVTPYMARQLIEELKKVEVQYVVAPYEADAQLVYLERQGIINGIISEDSDLLVFGAKRLLSKLDQHGDCIEIDRADFAACREVNLIGWTDADFRRMCILSGCDYLPNIPRMGLKTAYRSIRKYKNVEKALRMLQFDGQFHVPAGYLENFKQAELTFLYQRVFCPKAGKLVPLTQPEKDVNLEELPFIGRDVDAEIALGVALGDLDPTTKEQIVLKPPVPGKMASGITRRQTLGSAAELKPKKPISAFFTPKRMPLAELDPNSLTPSPSQQRLLERHANSSWESSPAPSRPDVTRSASALGSSNRLSSPLVRSVERTSFLARAAKASTFQPAKRQRLCADTEEENLPERADCRSRFFAPCTNSSSPSGSKAARTKRKSTLEVFSDEVAEQIMTYLPDPAHRSSDSKEGVDSPRSSMSDENDGKPVLSKYIFKPQSKESTSGASRNPTLSTLSGPFPRRRLTPLQRLGQTALARPRSVNALPQTKAFVHPSLVERSATTSTQGSEDLIVPNTDDEDDGDDTNKTQDPVNLEQFLYAR, via the exons ATGGGCATTAAAG GACTCCACGGCCTTCTCAAATCAATTCAGAAGCCATGTCACGTTAAAAAGTTCAAAGGGCAAACCCTCGGAGTAGATGCGTATGGCTGGCTACATCGCGGCACTGTTGCCTGTGCTGTCGATCTCGTACTCGACAGGCCTACAACGAA ACATGTCGAATTCGTCCTCAATCGTGTCCGCATGCTCCTCTACTTCGGGGTAACCCCGTACCTTGTCTTCGATGGAGACAATCTCCCCAGTAAATCCGGTACCGAGTCGGAGCGGCTTCAGAAGCGGGAGGCAAGTAAAGCTCTTGGATTGGAGCTTCAACGCAAGGGCCGTATGGCAGAGGCCTACCAGGAACTACAAAAGGCCGTGGATGTGACTCCTTATATGGCTCGCCAATTGATCGAGGAACTGAAGAAGGTGGAAGTCCAATATGTCGTCGCGCCGTACGAGGCAGATGCACAGCTGGTATATCTTGAACGGCAGGGCATCATCAATGGGATTATATCTGAAGACTCGGATTTACTTGTCTTCGGCGCCAAGAGATTACTGTCTAAACTCGACCAACATGGCGATTGCATTGAGATTGATCGAGCAGACTTTGCGGCCTGTCGCGAGGTCAACTTGATAGGATGGACAGATGCTGACTTCCGACGGATGTGTATCCTTAGTGGCTGCGATTATCTTCCCAACATCCCCAGAATGGGTCTGAAAACAGCTTATCGGAGCATACGAAAGTACAAGAACGTTGAGAAAGCACTTCGTATGCTGCAGTTTGACGGTCAATTTCACGTTCCCGCTGGTTACCTTGAGAATTTCAAGCAAGCCGAGCTCACGTTCCTATACCAGAGAGTTTTCTGTCCTAAGGCCGGCAAGCTCGTCCCTTTGACTCAGCCCGAAAAGGATGTGAACTTGGAGGAACTGCCTTTCATCGGTCGCGATGTGGATGCAGAAATCGCGCTCGGTGTTGCACTTGGCGACTTGGATCCAACGACGAAAGAGCAAATTGTGCTAAAGCCCCCAGTTCCTGGGAAGATGGCAAGCGGAATTACTCGGCGGCAGACGCTCGGCTCTGCGGCAGAGTTGAAGCCGAAGAAACCCATCAGCGCATTCTTTACTCCAAAGCGGATGCCGTTGGCTGAACTCGACCCTAACAGTTTAACGCCGTCTCCGAGTCAGCAACGACTGCTGGAGCGTCATGCCAATAGTTCGTGGGAGAGCAGCCCTGCGCCATCGCGGCCAGACGTTACGAGGTCGGCGTCTGCCCTGGGTTCCTCCAACCGTTTATCAAGTCCCCTTGTCAGAAGTGTGGAGCGTACCTCTTTCTTGGCTCGCGCGGCTAAAGCGTCAACTTTTCAACCCGCCAAACGGCAACGCCTTTGCGCCGACACGGAGGAAGAAAACTTACCGGAGCGTGCAGACTGCCGTAGTCGTTTCTTCGCGCCTTGCACCAACAGCTCTAGTCCAAGTGGCTCGAAGGCTGCTCGAACCAAACGCAAATCGACTTTGGAAGTTTTCTCCGATGAGGTAGCAGAGCAAATAATGACGTACCTACCTGACCCCGCTCACAGGTCTAGCGACTCCAAGGAAGGTGTTGATTCGCCCAGATCGTCTATGTCAGACGAGAATGATGGCAAACCAGTGCTGTCAAAGTACATCTTCAAGCCCCAGTCTAAGGAGAGTACCTCTGGCGCGTCCCGCAATCCGACGTTATCAACCTTGTCTGGTCCTTTCCCGCGGCGCCGGCTCACTCCCTTGCAGCGCCTTGGTCAAACCGCTCTTGCTCGTCCTCGATCTGTGAATGCCCTGCCCCAGACAAAGGCATTCGTCCATCCCAGCCTGGTTGAACGTTCAGCGACAACCTCTACCCAGGGCAGCGAAGACTTGATTGTTCCGAACaccgatgacgaagatgatggcgatgatacCAACAAAACGCAGGACCCGGTCAATCTGGAACAATTCTTATATGCCAGATAA